In a single window of the Arachis hypogaea cultivar Tifrunner chromosome 6, arahy.Tifrunner.gnm2.J5K5, whole genome shotgun sequence genome:
- the LOC112695340 gene encoding exosome complex component RRP41 homolog encodes MEYVSPEGLRLDGRRPMEMRQIRAEIGAVSRADGSAIFEMGNTKVVAAVYGPREVQNRSQQMSDQALIRCEYSMANFSTGDRKRKPKGDRRSTEISMVIRQTMEACIMTHLMPRSQIDIYVQVLQADGGTRSACINAATLALSDAGIPMCDLVTSCSAGYLNSTPLLDLNYVEDSAGGPDVTVGILPKLDKVTLLQMDSKLPIDILENVMQLATEGCKAVANYIREILLENTKQLEYRRGV; translated from the exons ATGGAGTATGTGAGCCCTGAAGGACTTCGCTTGGACGGTCGCCGCCCCATGGAGATGCGGCAAATTCGAGCCGAGATTGGTGCTGTTTCCAGAGCTGATGG TTCTGCTATTTTTGAGATGGGTAATACCAAAGTGGTTGCTGCTGTATATGGCCCCAGAGAG GTCCAAAATAGGAGCCAGCAAATGAGTGACCAGGCTCTg ATTCGATGTGAGTACAGCATGGCTAACTTCAGCACTGGAGATCGCAAGAGGAAACCAAAGGGTGACAG GAGATCAACTGAAATTTCTATGGTTATTCGACAGACTATGGAAGCATGCATAATGACACATTTAATGCCTCGTTCCCAG ATAGATATTTATGTCCAAGTTCTCCAAGCAGATGGCG GAACTAGATCTGCATGTATCAATGCTGCAACTTTGGCCCTTTCTGATGCTGGGATCCCCATGTGTGATCTTGTAACTTCATGTAGTGCTGGATACCTTAATAGCACCCCTTtgcttg ATTTGAACTATGTAGAAGACAGTGCTGGAGGTCCTGATGTAACTGTTGGAATTCTGCCAAAGTTGGATAAAGTGACACTTCTTcag ATGGATTCTAAACTACCGATTGACATTTTGGAAAATGTTATGCAACTGGCAACTGAAGGCTGCAAAGCAGTTGCAAATTACATCCGTGAA ATTCTATTGGAGAACACAAAGCAACTAGAGTATCGACGGGGTGTATAA